The Schistocerca piceifrons isolate TAMUIC-IGC-003096 chromosome 5, iqSchPice1.1, whole genome shotgun sequence DNA segment AAAGACTGTTATTCAGCAACCATTCATTATTACTGCCTCATCTCCTAAGGAAAACTAACATCCCTAAATCCTGATGGTTCGTGTTGGGATATATAAGTTGTTACTGGCCAAGTTGTCACCCATACTGATAGTAAATATGAATATCACCTGCTTtctgtaccttttaagtcacgTACCAGTATTTAAGATGTTTTGTTAACTGAGTAAACATACTTGCACAAAAGACAATGAAATATGAACTGCAAATGACAAAAAAGGAATTATATACAGTGAATAATTCATACCTTCAGTCGCAAACTTTTGTACGTATTGTCTGGTAAAAATTCATATTCTTTGCGAATGAGACTAGTATACTCTGCATAACTTTCTGGATCTGTTCCAAGGACAGCTACATCTATGTCCAGAAAATAGTGACAATCCTCATTACCATAGGTGCCACCTGTTTTATGCGCTTCTGTGCTGTGTGTTGCGGCAGCTTCTAACAAATTCAAGACTTTGGCTCTCAAAGGAGCATCCTGAAATAAAGTATAGGTTATCGAACTACACCACTGAATATTTCATTTGCATACCTATAGCAATAAAACCTTGTTTACAAATTATTCAATTAAATTAGGCAGTTATGAAAAATAATTCAGTTTGACATTACAATGCTATTCTCAGTATCACATTATGAATATTGCTTGCTTCACTTTCTGTCAAATAGTAAAGCATGGTGATATAGGTCCAATTTTTAATACTTCTGATTATTTTAAAGGATActtaaataaagtaaaattgtttttttgtttgtcacCAATAAAATAAGGTACAATATAGTTGCCAGGTTAACATAGACTAAAACCGATATCtttattcttgaaacttcctggcagattaaaagcatGTGCTAGACAAAAGATCATTCATGTTGCTTCCATAATGCAATTAAAGTAGCACTTTAGAGATAAGTTCGAAAGACTAGCTTATATTACATGACTTTTTGTGACTATAATGatgaaaatatttgaagttgttaaaAGCAAAAAAGTCTAAGTGACAAAATCATGATTCTGAGTAAATACGTTCCAAAGTTTGTATCTAAATTAGAatttatgtctattttttacacTGTCTACAATAACCATCACGTGGAGTGATTATTAATGAAGCTACACACATACAATATAAATGAATTAAATTCAGAATGTTGTGCTCAGTAATGTTTTTCCCAGTAGCAGTTACACCCCTCTGCCTCCAAGGACATCACTTGCATTCCTTTGAACCTCATTAATATTGGGTATAAAATGAACAACAATGTTATACAATATTTTGCCCCATTTTCACGTATTACATTAATCCATACACATAACTTTTACTGATTATACGTATAATGGAGAGGATAACGCAAATGAATAAACACTGTTGTTACATGCAGAAACACAAATTTCCAAGGAAAGTCTTAGGTCATACATATACAAAGACTCCCATTTaattttattacaggaaatgtctaTTTCGGTATAAAAGTTTCTCGGCTCACTTCTCATGCCAAATTCCGATAAAATTCCCAGCTTTTGATGATATCCTCCATTAGCTTTGTCAGTTTTGGTCCCTGATGAAGACAATGGAGGATATTATCAAATCCCGAACTTTTATCCGAATCTGATGCAGCAAGTGAACCGAGAAATTTTTATGCAAAGATATCATTGCAAAAAGCTTTTTAACCATAATGTATAATCTGAGTCCCCTATGGCATCATCAGAAGGCACCACATTAGTAGATTGTGCACTTGGCCATCCACTTGCTGGTGATCTACTGTATTGTTTGGAAACAGATGTTTTTGATTTGTGCTTGATATTTGTAAATGTAGGATGGTAAATTGGAGGCACAAATGGTATTAACTGCTGCATATTCTCACATTTCTCTGTTGATATGGCAGGTGGTAACAGCACATTCAATTGTATTATCTCTGAGATTGGGCATCTTTGGTTTGACCGTGTTAAGTCAATGGACTCAACATTCGTGTCATCATTGACAACAGTCTTAGGAAACATACAGGAGTGGCCTGAAGTGAGGAACTTGTGGCCAGTAGTCTTCAGTGAGATGTGCTTCATGATATACATCCACAACATACTGATGTTTTTGTTCTTGTTCTGACTCCCTGCATTGTCACTAAAAGCAATGAAGGTCATTACAGATAGAGGAAACTGTCATACATACTTCAGCAAACtattactattagtatttttaCTGTCTGTCTGTTCATTACCTCCATCCTTCTTGATATGCTCAACTTCTTCCATTCTTCTATTTTAATGTTTTGAATGCAAAAACAGCTTCAAATTCACCAAATTTTAATGTACTGAATCACCTGATCACAGCAGTTTGCAAAAAATTTGGAACCAAAGAGTTTTCCTTGTGACTCAAAAGTTACTATCTGCTGAGAGTAGCTTTTTCATCTTTAAGATCTAAGAAATCAATATTCTGATTATAAACCTACAATGAAAGTAACCCAGTCACAACACTGTCAATCCATTATAAATGGCATTACGCACAATATAATGATGAAATAAGTAATTTGCAAACAAATTAAATTGACTATCCATTCTTAATTATTGTTCAAATTCTACCAGACCATTCAAAAAATACAGATAAACTCATATTATGGTCTAGAAATCTATAACTGAGTATTACTGTGTCATCCACCACAAAATACTCACTTTTGGTATTTCACCTTGATTTGCAAAATTCTGAAAATGTTCCACATTTTTTTCGGCAGCATCTACTGATTTTGGGTTGTATTCAAAGctgaaaaaagttaaaattttataaataatttgggTTTACAACCCATCTGAACACATAGAAAACAAATCTCAATATAGAATGAAGTGATACATACAAtactaaaaaaaaacatatttcaaaatttATGTAATACTGTTactataaggggtagtcaaatgaaaacaagacagatggaaagaaCATAACTGAACTGTTTACTGTTTCAAAAGCAGCTGCCAtaatgactgttaatacatttatcccactgtgagacaagatgatcaATGACTTCATGGAAAAACATTTGTGATTGCCTACAGAACCGTGATTGTACTAATGTGTGCACATCTGCAGCTGAATGAAATCAGGCAGGCTCGCATGTTGCCAAGGTATTTCGAGTAAGTTGCAGAAATTTTTCTGGGAAGTCCTTATGCATCCTCCAAACAGTCcatatctctccccatgcgatttacatattttttaGACCTGAAGACACAGATTTGTGGCCatcaatttgcttcagatgaagaggtgcacacctgggagCAGCCACGACTCTGTGGCCAagggcaaacatttttccatgaagccattAATCACCTTGTCtctcagtggaataaatgtattaacagttgtggtgattatttttgaatttataaatattttacttactttttcccatctgtcttgttttcatttgactaccctttATACATCTTCCTACATGataaaattaattccaaataaatATTATGATACCAATTTATTTAACTATACTGCATTAATTTTTCGGCTGAGACTATGCAAGGCATCAACTTAGGTTCACAATTTTATTTAGAATTTTCTACTATTGTAGTGTCTTGAGGTTATTAGCGGCACTCACTGCCTGTCATCACCAGTCTAACACAagcataaaaataatttaataaagtgTGTTATGTTTCACAGTATGCATGTATCATGTTACTACAAAAATAGTATTCTTTCCCTATCAAGCGACAGGTGAATGCAGGAGACTGTGAATGATTTAGAAGATGGGCCACACTACCATATACAGCTCATCACTAGCCACCACATGCTGAGGCGTAACACTCATTGATGTTTATGCACTGTCCCTGTGTGCTCCGTGTAAATTATTCATTGAAATTTGTATCCTGACACTAGTTACGATGTGTAGCATCTGTTCTGATGTTCTAGAGATGTTACACAGTTTTCTACTAACAAGAAGGTAGAAAGAGAGCTGGAAATATTATTCCATATTCTATTAAAAAGTACTGAAACAATTTACTAATATTTAAATGAAGTAATTTTATCCTACAGTACTTTAGTTTCGCAGCAGAGGAGGGAGAAAAGGTATTTACTGAGCATGTGTATGTTGAGAACGATAACTTTTGAATGGGGTCAAGTTTGATGTACATGAGGAAAAGAGTGGATTAATAATTCTGAACATTATGTTGAAGTTCTAGGCTGCTCAGCAGTGACAGTTATATTTGGTTTACTTGATGATAGGTTATCAAGAAAATTACCTAGAATCATCACCTCCTAGCATTTTGGTCATTCTCATGCACTTAAATGCCAAAGCTAAAACCTGAAACTAAACTCCAAAATCAAGTAGACATCACAGAGCTGTCACTCTTTACAACAAAGATGAAATTACATGCTTCACTACATACAGGACAGTAAATCTTACCAAAATTTCACAATAAATTATGCCTTTCAAATACATAAACTGCAGATAAGATACAGTTAGAGTGCCCGATTGCTGTGGTTGATTTAAGCAAGAGAAGACCCCTGATATTTCCaatggccagcaaccatctgttattcacagttgaaagctggcaacagcactgTCAACTGTCAGGTATCCTCTCCCGCCAACTGTACCACAGCTCCGCAGATGGAGAGATTGAAACAATACATGATGggataaagaaaattatttggactgttaaagaagatgataatttaATCATGATGAGTGAGTGACAtttgatagtagaaaaaggaagagaatgaaacataCTATGAGAATTTGGACTgaaggaaaggaatgaaaaagtaAACTGCCtagtagaactttgcacagagctcTCAGTTTAATCATTgaaaacatttggttcaagaaccatgaaagaaggttgtgtatatGGAAGAGACTGGAGACACCAGACAGTTTCAGATGGACATAGATTTTAAATTCCagaacatttccagtggcagatgtggactctgccattatttcttgatTATAAATTgcaaattaaaactaaagaaattgcagacAGGTACTAAATTAAGGAGATATGGTCCAGTCATATTGAAACAACCAGAATTGTTGAGTGTTTCAGAGGGTGCATGTGGCAACCATAGACTGAAACAAGGGAAAGATATACAACAGAAGACTAATGGGTGGTTTTGAGATAGAAACCTGTGAACGCACCATAGGATCAGATAAGCAATAAGACAAGACCCAGTAAAAAATCTTTGGATAACATGAGATATTGAATCTAGTTTATGAAAGCAGAACATATAATAACACAGATAGTTAATTAGGCCAAACAAGATACAGACAGctagaaaatgagattgacaaagCGAAAAAT contains these protein-coding regions:
- the LOC124798386 gene encoding uncharacterized protein LOC124798386 isoform X2, producing the protein MSSEIELIWKCVTSSMPKSVVDEWWSKILKHFEYNPKSVDAAEKNVEHFQNFANQGEIPKDAPLRAKVLNLLEAAATHSTEAHKTGGTYGNEDCHYFLDIDVAVLGTDPESYAEYTSLIRKEYEFLPDNTYKSLRLKILQSFLLIPNIYATKEFREKFEAQAKENIRKEVENLKS